Proteins encoded by one window of Lathyrus oleraceus cultivar Zhongwan6 chromosome 1, CAAS_Psat_ZW6_1.0, whole genome shotgun sequence:
- the LOC127088093 gene encoding uncharacterized protein LOC127088093 produces MSGVFESGSGTLTPHVAINHDYSNPENNNYTARSPMFNKGYTKFEWWKSKMYTHIIGLGDELWDILEDGIDILVNEVGMVSDRKGLTPSHKKVYRKHHRVIGILVDAPPHSEYIKIIDKSTAKTIVSSLCATYEGNQQVQEAKVNLLVQHYDMFIMQGDKYIETMFSRFQVLVSELQVLIKSYTTSDHVKNILRSLPVRYRPKLISIQKDKDLNTLSLESLIRNLQSHEMELNKDEPVRRTNCLVFKSVARTARAHKVWDFEETSCA; encoded by the coding sequence ATGTCAGGTGTTTTTGAATCTGGAAGTGGTACTCTTACTCCACACGTTGCTATAAATCATGATTATAGCAATCCAGAAAATAACAACTATACAGCTAGATCTCCAATGTTCAATAAAGGCTATACTAAGTTTGAATGGTGGAAGAGCAAGATGTATACGCATATTATAGGCCTTGGTGATGAGTTGTGGGATATTCTAGAAGATGGAATTGATATTCTAGTGAATGAAGTTGGAATGGTGTCTGATAGAAAAGGTCTTACACCATCTCATAAAAAGGTCTATAGAAAACATCACAGAGTTATAGGTATCTTGGTTGATGCTCCACCTCATTCAGAGTACATCAAAATCATTGACAAATCTACTGCTAAGACCATTGTTAGTTCCCTATGTGCTACTTATGAAGGGAATCAACAAGTCCAGGAAGCTAAGGTTAACCTTTTGGTTCAACATTATGATATGTTCATAATGCAAGGGGATAAATACATTGAAACTATGTTCTCTAGGTTTCAAGTTCTTGTATCTGAACTTCAGGTTCTGATCAAGAGCTATACTACATCTGATCATGTAAAAAATATTCTTAGGAGTCTTCCTGTCAGATACAGACCTAAATTAATATCTATACAGAAGGATAAAGACTTAAACACATTAAGTCTTGAAAGTCTCATCCGTAATCTTCAGAGCCATGAGATGGAGCTTAATAAAGATGAGCCTGTTAGAAGGACAAATTGTCTTGTTTTTAAATCTGTTGCTAGAACTGCACGAGCTCATAAAGTATGGGACTTTGAAGAAACTTCTTGCGCATAA